A region of Lycium barbarum isolate Lr01 chromosome 3, ASM1917538v2, whole genome shotgun sequence DNA encodes the following proteins:
- the LOC132634155 gene encoding uncharacterized protein LOC132634155 has protein sequence MVCDKCEKKLSKVIVPDKWKEGASNTTEGGGRKINENKLLSKKKRWTPYGNTKCSICKQQVHQDGKYCHTCAYSKGVCAMCGKQVLDTKLYKQSNV, from the coding sequence ATGGTTTGCGACAAGTGTGAGAAGAAGTTGTCGAAGGTGATAGTGCCAGATAAATGGAAAGAAGGTGCCAGCAACACTACTGAAGGCGGTGGCCGTAAAATTAACGAGAACAAACTCCTCTCCAAGAAGAAAAGGTGGACACCTTATGGAAATACAAAGTGCAGTATTTGCAAGCAACAAGTGCATCAAGATGGCAAGTATTGTCATACCTGTGCGTATAGTAAAGGAGTATGTGCAATGTGTGGAAAGCAAGTTCTTGACACCAAGTTATACAAACAGAGCAATGTATGA